One window from the genome of Brachyspira hampsonii encodes:
- the map gene encoding type I methionyl aminopeptidase — translation MFIKEVKEIVKPIIKDEDAIVNIRKAAEIAQDSIDLAFKLCMSGVRASKVDKEVEKYIKSKNAYPANLEVPNYGFATSISSGNEIAHGRPTNNKILVHGEPVCVDVGVKYNGYYADCARTIVIEGGMGSVNHRAYKLIDACKKSLEYAICKLKPNVLLSEYGKTVENKVHEYGFNVIKSLTGHGVGYEYHEAPYIFNFYHPNNDVILEPNMVLALELMITNGTDKYEKEKDGWTLSTADYSLAVHFEHTVLITQTGVEILGIKK, via the coding sequence ATGTTTATAAAAGAAGTAAAAGAAATAGTAAAACCAATTATAAAAGATGAAGATGCAATAGTCAATATAAGAAAAGCAGCTGAAATAGCACAGGATTCTATTGATTTAGCATTTAAACTTTGCATGTCTGGAGTAAGGGCTTCTAAAGTAGACAAAGAAGTAGAAAAATACATAAAGTCAAAAAATGCCTACCCCGCTAACCTTGAAGTTCCTAATTACGGATTTGCTACAAGCATATCAAGCGGAAATGAAATAGCACATGGCAGACCCACAAACAATAAAATACTTGTTCATGGAGAGCCTGTATGCGTGGATGTAGGAGTTAAATATAACGGATACTATGCTGACTGTGCAAGAACAATAGTTATAGAAGGAGGTATGGGTTCTGTTAATCATAGGGCATATAAACTTATAGATGCCTGCAAAAAATCTTTAGAATATGCTATTTGTAAATTAAAGCCGAATGTACTTTTAAGCGAATACGGGAAAACAGTTGAAAATAAAGTTCATGAATACGGATTTAATGTTATAAAATCGCTTACAGGTCATGGTGTAGGATATGAATATCATGAAGCTCCATATATATTTAATTTCTATCACCCAAATAATGATGTTATATTGGAACCTAATATGGTACTTGCCTTAGAGCTTATGATAACAAACGGTACTGATAAATACGAAAAAGAAAAAGACGGCTGGACTTTATCTACTGCTGACTATTCATTAGCTGTGCATTTTGAACATACTGTTTTAATCACTCAAACAGGCGTGGAAATACTTGGAATAAAAAAATAA
- a CDS encoding AAA family ATPase, producing MSDKNKISIFVYISILINLIVLALFITFVFGLKKDAFDVDTKKLDRNALICQNSIVNLVKDYDERLNKIVDSYPFINLLQQVILNGIDTAERDRIISIFRSGNYPFDTVALYLADGKSVFSSPVKTKPVDLESYKNSKAIAFFDKDYDGVYFVKPIKNDRGIEVGYIVASVFKKIFENTSYNLNFVVLSNGVLYYNPSIDINSISIDSLNQYMNRDIGSTGSIEADNNTFAFYSGKVKDIENFSIGILELNVPIVQKYLKYIILGLLSLSFIFLLTTSLIERLRPASNNIANEPEEDLEENIYDESEPPINNYANSNIVNDEEFNIDDYNNDLEGLDDESIKYLNKKNRITKNSKIDLPNIDEIEDIKVENDSSDNDDIIKLDDVLEDGGETLQDNNNEDENIKLEDLSYLDKVLDNENDDDESIKLENLDDVPNLDDVLEEDNDNLNDIPNLDDVIEEDNDNLDDVPNLDDVLEEDNDNLDDVPNLDDVLEEDNDDLEDVPNLDDVLEEDNDNKESEEENKDNDMPEMKEYSDDELLDSDNILDDDEDNNINDTVEDLDDIPNLDDVLEEDNDNKESEEENKDNDMPEMKEYSDDELLDSDNILDDDEDNNINDTVENLDDIPDLKDEIENNGEDNKEELEETIDNKNNSSDNDIIKGIDDIIDDNNEGDILISHGSILEDEIVKKEEEYFSSSDAFNFSLNKDFLLGDYDDEDNNSNEENSNISPNFNEEYDDGEVIKPASEKDTFDTEDLIDKDLYDPEEVPKVPNDFYREAEEKVKENMTSNWKKVLKALRGKKFINKNMKEMLEWVKDQSGLDIIHAAMLSRQDNGNYDIVESQNISDNTKNKLSISENEPLFKKILSHKKTLYVSDPFASDSIKNKFDTEDRKDISHMIFVPIENDEGGLKSFFIGLSSN from the coding sequence ATGTCTGACAAAAATAAGATATCTATCTTTGTATATATATCTATACTTATAAATTTAATAGTTCTTGCTTTATTTATTACATTTGTATTCGGTCTGAAAAAAGATGCTTTTGATGTTGATACAAAAAAACTTGATAGAAATGCTTTGATATGTCAGAATAGTATAGTAAATTTGGTTAAGGATTATGATGAAAGACTTAATAAAATAGTTGATAGTTATCCTTTTATCAATCTTTTACAGCAGGTGATATTAAATGGAATAGATACTGCCGAAAGAGATAGAATTATATCAATATTTAGAAGCGGCAATTACCCATTTGATACTGTTGCTCTGTATTTGGCAGATGGTAAATCAGTATTTTCTTCTCCTGTTAAAACTAAGCCTGTAGATTTGGAAAGCTATAAAAACTCTAAAGCTATTGCATTTTTCGATAAAGATTATGATGGTGTATACTTTGTTAAACCTATAAAAAATGACAGAGGAATAGAAGTAGGATATATAGTAGCAAGTGTATTTAAAAAAATATTTGAAAATACTTCATATAATCTTAACTTTGTTGTACTCTCTAATGGTGTACTTTATTATAACCCTTCTATAGACATTAACAGCATATCAATAGACAGTTTAAATCAGTATATGAATAGAGATATAGGAAGTACAGGAAGTATTGAAGCTGATAATAATACATTCGCTTTTTATTCTGGAAAAGTTAAAGATATAGAGAATTTCAGTATAGGTATATTAGAACTTAATGTACCTATAGTTCAAAAATATTTAAAATATATAATATTAGGACTTTTATCTCTGTCTTTTATTTTCTTACTTACAACATCTCTTATAGAAAGATTAAGACCAGCTAGTAATAATATAGCAAATGAGCCTGAAGAAGATTTAGAAGAAAATATATATGATGAAAGCGAACCGCCTATAAACAATTATGCTAATTCTAATATTGTAAATGATGAAGAATTTAATATTGATGATTACAATAATGATTTAGAAGGATTAGATGATGAAAGTATAAAATATTTAAATAAAAAAAATAGAATCACAAAAAACAGTAAAATTGACTTACCTAATATAGATGAAATAGAAGATATAAAAGTTGAAAATGATAGCTCAGATAATGATGATATAATAAAATTAGATGATGTATTAGAAGATGGAGGAGAAACACTTCAAGATAACAATAATGAAGATGAAAATATAAAATTAGAAGATTTATCATATTTGGATAAAGTATTAGATAATGAAAATGATGATGATGAAAGTATAAAATTAGAAAATTTAGATGATGTACCTAATTTAGACGATGTACTTGAAGAAGATAATGATAATTTAAATGATATACCTAACTTAGATGATGTAATCGAAGAAGATAATGATAATTTAGACGATGTACCTAACTTAGATGATGTACTTGAAGAAGATAATGATAATCTAGATGATGTACCTAATTTAGATGATGTACTTGAAGAAGACAATGATGATTTGGAAGATGTACCTAATTTAGATGATGTACTTGAAGAAGACAATGATAATAAAGAATCTGAAGAAGAAAACAAAGATAATGATATGCCGGAAATGAAAGAGTATTCTGATGATGAGCTTTTAGATTCTGACAATATACTAGATGATGATGAAGATAATAATATCAATGACACTGTAGAAGATTTAGATGATATACCTAATTTAGATGATGTACTTGAAGAAGACAATGATAATAAAGAATCTGAAGAAGAAAATAAAGATAATGATATGCCGGAAATGAAAGAGTATTCTGATGATGAGCTTTTAGATTCTGACAATATACTAGATGATGATGAAGATAATAATATCAATGATACTGTAGAAAATTTGGACGATATACCTGATTTGAAAGATGAAATAGAAAATAATGGAGAAGATAATAAAGAAGAACTAGAAGAAACTATTGATAATAAGAATAACTCATCAGATAATGATATTATAAAAGGAATAGATGATATTATAGACGATAATAATGAGGGGGATATTTTGATAAGTCATGGCTCTATTTTAGAAGATGAGATAGTAAAAAAAGAAGAAGAATATTTTTCTTCAAGCGATGCCTTTAATTTTTCTCTTAATAAGGATTTTCTATTAGGTGATTATGATGATGAAGATAATAATAGTAATGAGGAAAATTCTAATATATCACCTAACTTCAATGAAGAATACGATGACGGAGAAGTAATTAAACCTGCAAGCGAAAAAGATACTTTTGATACAGAGGATCTAATAGATAAAGATTTATATGATCCTGAGGAAGTGCCTAAAGTACCAAATGATTTTTACAGAGAGGCAGAAGAAAAAGTAAAAGAAAACATGACTTCTAATTGGAAAAAAGTTTTAAAAGCTCTTAGAGGTAAGAAATTTATTAATAAAAATATGAAAGAAATGTTGGAATGGGTAAAAGATCAGTCAGGATTAGATATTATACATGCTGCTATGCTTAGCAGACAAGATAATGGAAATTATGATATAGTAGAATCTCAAAATATATCAGATAATACAAAAAATAAATTGAGTATTAGCGAGAATGAGCCTTTATTTAAAAAGATTCTATCTCATAAAAAAACATTATATGTATCTGATCCATTTGCTTCGGACTCTATAAAAAATAAATTTGATACTGAAGATAGAAAGGATATTTCCCATATGATATTTGTACCGATAGAAAATGATGAAGGAGGATTAAAATCATTTTTTATAGGACTCTCATCTAATTAG
- a CDS encoding HAD-IA family hydrolase, whose product MIKNIISDIGNVLYEFSVNEFMNKYIASEDREQFLQSSFLNENWNLMDKGDLAFNDARKLFIQMNPKYKKIIDDLFDSALTLCLNRNHNNISLLKEYKNKGYDIYYLSNMPAETFEVLRKETDFFDNTCIGGVVSAHVKMIKPNKDIYEHFLNKFCLKADECLFIDDNINNVNSALEIGINAVQLKKIDDMKVILQDMLK is encoded by the coding sequence ATGATTAAAAATATTATTTCAGATATTGGAAATGTATTATATGAATTTAGCGTAAATGAATTTATGAATAAATATATAGCTTCTGAAGATAGAGAACAATTTTTACAAAGTTCATTTCTAAATGAAAATTGGAATCTTATGGATAAGGGTGATTTAGCTTTTAATGATGCAAGAAAATTATTTATACAAATGAATCCGAAATATAAAAAAATTATAGATGATTTATTTGATAGTGCATTAACATTATGCCTTAATAGAAATCATAATAATATATCTTTACTTAAAGAATATAAAAATAAAGGATATGATATATACTATCTTTCTAATATGCCGGCTGAAACATTTGAAGTATTGAGAAAAGAAACGGATTTTTTTGATAATACTTGTATAGGAGGTGTTGTTTCTGCACATGTAAAAATGATTAAGCCGAATAAAGATATTTATGAACATTTTTTAAATAAATTCTGCTTAAAAGCTGATGAATGTCTATTTATAGATGATAATATCAATAATGTTAATTCTGCTTTAGAGATTGGTATTAATGCTGTGCAATTAAAAAAAATAGATGATATGAAAGTTATATTACAAGATATGCTTAAATAA
- a CDS encoding DUF2589 domain-containing protein, translating into MTKFNEVITAIAKSVAEAEAQLEETQLANLSKYFKKKENKYSKNNNDEYLSGVFPIRLKIGIPDENNQYGNKYYCVPYINLLPITQLNIDSITASFDIGVLELVKSEKPNDKSSFNNLHEDDVVESLSSFNSCPDVSVDIKNTAMNDKGTNIHIHISIKKTENSEGMSKLMNEIANSNQGFIMMKDNKK; encoded by the coding sequence ATGACCAAGTTTAATGAAGTTATTACTGCCATTGCTAAATCAGTTGCTGAAGCAGAAGCCCAATTAGAAGAAACGCAATTAGCTAATTTATCAAAATACTTTAAGAAAAAAGAAAATAAATATTCTAAAAATAACAATGATGAATATTTATCAGGAGTATTTCCTATAAGATTAAAAATAGGTATACCTGATGAAAATAATCAATATGGTAATAAATATTATTGTGTTCCTTATATAAATTTGCTCCCAATAACACAATTAAATATAGATTCAATAACAGCTTCGTTTGATATTGGTGTCCTTGAGCTTGTAAAGTCAGAAAAACCTAATGATAAATCATCATTTAATAACCTTCATGAAGATGATGTAGTAGAAAGTTTAAGTAGCTTTAATAGTTGCCCTGATGTGTCTGTTGATATAAAAAATACTGCTATGAATGATAAAGGTACAAATATTCATATTCATATTTCAATAAAAAAGACAGAAAACAGTGAGGGTATGTCTAAACTTATGAATGAAATAGCAAATTCAAATCAGGGTTTTATAATGATGAAGGATAATAAAAAATAA
- a CDS encoding DUF2589 domain-containing protein, with amino-acid sequence MGNTVIQDQFTGLPMSSLIGGPLEAVAEAQLKLANSTKEFIETVGFEKDDKSSNKDEYSKLRIVRILFTRNEKTLKDGTGSENKPAEYEDTPVEMKLDVPLLSIVKVPSLFVDTVDITFDMEVKTMEEVKSSDDSNVTTDTSAKLGFGIFSSHTNIKGSISSHKENTRKTDTSAKYHVEVHASDQGMPEGLARVFDILNATIAPTASNNSGNNSGK; translated from the coding sequence ATGGGTAATACAGTTATACAAGACCAATTTACAGGTCTTCCAATGTCATCACTTATAGGAGGACCTTTAGAAGCAGTAGCTGAAGCTCAATTAAAGTTGGCTAATAGCACTAAAGAATTTATTGAAACAGTAGGTTTTGAGAAAGATGATAAATCTTCGAATAAAGATGAATATAGTAAACTTAGAATTGTTAGGATTTTATTTACAAGAAATGAAAAAACTTTAAAGGATGGTACAGGTAGTGAAAATAAACCTGCTGAGTATGAGGATACTCCAGTAGAGATGAAATTAGATGTTCCTTTGCTTAGCATAGTTAAAGTACCATCTTTATTTGTAGATACTGTTGATATTACTTTTGATATGGAAGTAAAAACTATGGAAGAAGTAAAATCATCAGATGATTCAAATGTAACAACAGATACAAGTGCTAAATTAGGATTTGGTATATTTTCTTCTCATACTAATATAAAAGGAAGTATAAGTTCTCATAAAGAAAATACTAGAAAAACAGATACTTCAGCTAAATATCATGTAGAAGTACATGCTTCTGATCAGGGAATGCCTGAGGGATTAGCTAGAGTTTTTGATATACTAAATGCTACAATTGCTCCTACAGCATCTAATAACTCTGGTAATAACTCTGGTAAATAA